Part of the Panicum virgatum strain AP13 chromosome 4N, P.virgatum_v5, whole genome shotgun sequence genome is shown below.
ATTCTTTTCCACCTTGACATATATGTTGATGTCCATCCAGTGCTCTTCGACTTCCTTAATGCATCTGTCACAACCTCAAGAGGTCATCATTTGCCTCAAGTTATGATCCTTTTCACAAGACCATCATGCTCAAAATAGATAAGTGATAAAGTTCTCATATCATATACTAATTATTTGATCATTTGCGCACATAGTAAATGCCAATTCCAATAACAAAAATCAGACAGAAAACACATAAAAGTAGAATTGGCACAGACCTGCTTCATCATTATCCTTCATTACAGAATCCAAAACTTCTGAAGACCTGAGTTGGTTACCATATTGCTCAATGCTATCAAGGACATCCGAACCCATGTCCCCATTAGAATCATCTTGAAGACTAGTACTCATTATGTCCTTTTCCAACTCTGGCTCCGGAATCTCGAGTCTTGTTTCAATATGCAGAAGCATTCCACTAGAATATTCAAAATCTACCTCAAAAGCCCACATCTCATTTAAATCCAGTGGGAGGACTCTCATTCTGTGCAGATATGGTGGAAGCTTTCCAAGACTGAGGCCAGCAAGTGTAATTTCACCAATGTAGGCTGGAGTTCTCGTGTTTGATAATGTTCGCTGACCAACATACGAGAATCAATCAATACAAAGTTATGGAAATGGGGTTGAATGCACCTGAAAATGTCTGCATGATCTGACCTGAATGCGTGCTTTGATGGCCTTGTTAACCTCATCATTCATTTTAGCATCAAAAAACAACCGAGAGAATAGGAGGTTCCAACAAAGTGTACCGTCATTTGCTAGCTTTTCTTCCACATTTGTATGTGGGGAATCAGATAGCTGGCTGTTGGAACTCGCAGAAGAACTAGGTGTACTGGGTTGTTTTATATCCTGTTTAGATGGCACCAGATTTGTTTTACTCTCCGGAGAAGCCTTTATAGTTGACTTCTTTGACAACCTTTTTAGAAAACTTCTGACTTTTGAGGATCCATCAGTCTTGACAATGTTGTCCCCAAGCACATGTTCCTGACCGGAGAGCGTTGAGGGTTTAAGAAAACAAGGGTAACCAGCATTCAAAGATGATACGTAACCGCGGAACTCTTGAGTCAACATGGCATGGAATTCGAGTTTGTCTTTGTCTGTAGTAGATGCAAGACGAAGTGCTTTACACCATGATTCCTTTTCCCAAGAGGTGTCTGCATATAGATAGCATACCTTGCTCCCCCTGCAAATCTCAGATTCCTTGCTTTCCAGTTTGATTGGATACCTCTTGGCCCTGAAGGAAAATACTGATGGAGGTTATAGGCAAACTGCATGCGCATGTGAGATCATATCCTACCATCAGCATTGAAACCATTTAACCGAAAGTCACTTGATAGGAACAACTACTCCGGTTGCTGCTTTGTAGTATAACAAATTTGGTTGCTTTGTAGTATAATAACAAATTTGGCTATTACGAGAGGGAGAATAAAATGTTTATGACAAGTCAAAGATGAATGGTGGAAGCATGGGAAGAAGCTAGAATTTGCACTAACCATTTACGTGAGGGTAGATTTGATGCAGAGACAGCAACAACTGTACAATTGAGCAGGTGAATAGTTTGCTGAGAACCATCAGGTGCAGACAAGGTAAGTGAGCGGCCTTCAAGTTGAGCCAACGTTTTTACAGGGAAGACCTCCACGATAGTTTTCTTCTCTTTGATCCCCTGGCGGGCGCCATTCGATGGGCGATTGGTGGTGATGACTTTGGGCATCTTCTCTTGCCCTAACATCCACAAAACACCCTGAAACGCACAGAGATTGAATTGCTTGCTTAACGAATTGAATGGAATTGTTTGAATCGAGTCCGCGCTCCAACCTGTCGcttgagctccggcggcggcgggtgtacGGGGATTGTCGCTGTGTCCCTCGACggccgcgacgggcggcgcgtgAGGTTGCGGATGGCCCAGAGGAGCGCTGCCCCCTCGGCGATGGCCAGGGAGAGGACGCCGAGGAGGAAGCCCAGCAGCAGCAAGGCCACCGCCATGGAATGGAATTGGAAGCTGCTGTcttccgccggccggccggccggcggaacTGAATTTATTGCCCTCCTGCCGTTGGCGTGCCTCCGCCTCTGTTCCTCTCCTCTTTGCCGGCCTGCAACCCCATCCACACCACACGGCAAACGGGACGGATGGAATAcgaaagaagcagcagcagcagttgaaCACGCGGACGGACAGACGACGATGCACGCACCAACGAGAAGGACGGCTGACAAATGGGCCACACGGCACCACCTGTTGTGCTAAGGCCCCGCTTAGTTAGCAAAATTTTTTGGCACATTTTCAAACATTaattagattaattataaaactaattacacagttggACGAGCGATCATGAGgcaaatctattaagcctaattaatccgtcattagatgTTGTTTATGGTAGCACGACATTATCTAATCATtgtataattaggttcattagattcatctcgcgatttcaTCCGAAAATTATGGTATAAATTTTAttagttatccacatttaatactcataattagtggtcaaacattcAAAGTTACTATAGtgtgtgaaattttttggaaactaaacgaaGCCTAAGTCCTACTTGGTTAGTATTACTAGGGACATATTCAAATAAGAGTAAATTGCAGTCCAGGTTTCCAAAGTTTCACCTAgatttccaaactctcaaatcgtCCATTTGGATCTCCAACCCGTGTTAAGTGGACAAATTTAAGGATCTGGAGTGCAATTTACTCTCTTTAAATAATAAAAGTTAGTCTTATGAAATGGGGGCATCAAGAGTTACAGTTCCATGTTACTGCGGCTTCTTCAGCGACATCTCACTACAAATACCGACTAGTATCATAGTATATTGGAATACTTGTGGAAAAATATACTGCTCTCCTCTATCATACAACAACATACATGAATCCATTTTCCACTCAAAATCCCGTGTCGAGTTGGTTCATATATGTAAAATTCTTCTATCAAATAAGTAACATCATCTGTATTCCGCTGAAGAAGCCCTAGGTTTACCGCTGCCCGACGAGTTGAGGTGCAAAGATACAAATATCACCCCGATCACAACTATCAGGCAACCCACAAGCGTGCTGAAGAAAAGAGCCCCAGGCTGCCTTGTCTGCACGAATCCATACACTCCACCGGATGTTACCACAACCATGTCAGTCAGCCCATCACCGGAGAAATCCTCCAGGATCAGCGCATGAGTGGGAGGCGCCGGAAGCTCAATTATGGCTAATATGGCACCAGAAGGAGACAGCACCACGGCTTCCTGATCGCCGCCCGCgatgatcacctccttcgggtCATAGGCACGCAGGGAGAAAGCCTTCAAAGTAGGCACCACTATGTTCTCCATCATCCCCGATGGAGATGGGAGGTTGGACCATGTTGCCCCTGTCGATACTTGCCATCTCCATACCGCATCATGGCTAAGCAGCCCAGGAGAGTACGAAGTCACCTGCAATCACAAACATATCACCATTTTGTGCACGCTTGTTAGTATTAGGGCTCAAGGTTTCATCAACATGACCTCAGGGCACACATGCGCACCTCTCCCTGGCTTGTCAAAAAGACGATATCCCCATGGCTTCCTCTCCTGTGTTTATGCCCATCATCTGTCTGGACAAGGATAGGAGTTGCAACCTCTAAACCAGTCGTATCCAATTTCCTCCCAAAACTTCTCGAAAAGTCACCATGATGGAACAGATTAAAATGGTTGTAATGGCAGATAGACACATTAAAAAGTTGCTCCCGCACTGGAACACCCGATGTAGCAACTGCCCAACATGGTTTCAGCACCTCCATTGACCCACTCACAACAGTCTGCTCTTTAATACCATTTCCACCAACAACCTACACAAATGATCCAGCACCAACCATTACTTCTACATATACAACGGGAGGCCACAGAAATGAACAGAGCATCAATGCATGTAGCTAGTGAAGAAACAGTAAGCCCAATGCTTTGCCAATCTCAGAAGAGGAGGCTGATTAGGTAAACAATATTATGATGGCTCTGCCTGTCCCAATGGCACATGTTAGTACTATCATTCCCAAAAATCAATTTTTTAGACATCAGTTTATAATAAACAAAATGCCTGATAATTGAAGGTATAGCTAAAGAGAAAATTCCTGTACCATATTAACATTATATTGATGCAAGCATGGCATATTAAACATGACGCCATGAGATACACATGATAGCAATGCAATCCTAGTGCAAGAAATGTTAATTCATTTTTACGACATACAGGGATAAAACGATAGAAAACAAATCAAAGATAAGGTCAGACAGAGATCATTTTCCCCTTCCAGAAGGAATTAGAAATCCATCACTTGAACTCATTTGTTCAATGGTTTAAGGACAATATCAATCTACTGGAATGCCATATCATCTTACGAGTCAAGTAGTCAACCTACTCAATGGGTATACCCAAATATCCCAAATTCTTCTCAAGATTATGGATACAAAATACAAACTACATGAACAACCCAGAACCAAAGAGAAGCTGGTGCATATCAAAAGTAAGTCCCGGCCCTAGTCTGGATAACCCAACGCACCTGAACATGATCTAGAACTCCATCTCCATTAATATCTGCATGAAGGCCTCCTTCAGTTAAATGAAGCTGGAAACAAGAATAGTATCCAAACAAATTAATGTCAGAGGTGATACACTGAATGGTTGCATCGCATTAGAGTAAAGTAAAATTACAGGGATATATCTTGTAGACCTTGCAGATTGTACGTCCAGAAGCTAGATGGACAGCCTCTATCCCTTCCTTCTCATGTGCAACGATAACATTAGGAACCCACCATACTTGAGTATGATTAGTGATTGTCGGAATGTACATCGCCCTCTGTGTCTGCACAAAAGCAACAGGTTAGGACATTAGAAAACAATGACGTGTTTGACTTGTTTGAGCACTGTATTCTATTTGGAAAAACCTACAAACAGAAGTGCAACAAAGGGACAAGGCGCGGCATATGTAGGACATCCATGCTACTTCAGGCAGAGACTTCAAGATAACCACAATTATTCGTAGAAGAAAAGGTAAATTATGAATGCAACTGTTGTGATTATGTATTGATACCTTCCTGGCTTTATTTGAGCTAGCCATATCTGCAGCCTTCCCAAGCGCTCTAGCTATTCTATTGGAAGCATCCTTTCCAGGTGGATTGTGCTCAATGGGCTTGTTCAAACTATTGATACCAGCCTTCCCTTGAGTTTTCTTCACTTGTTTCCTCTTATGCTTCCTAAAATGTGCAAGCTGTAGGGTAGTATCCTCTCTCCTATCCTAAAAAGGAGAACATCAAATCTAAGTTCAACGACTCCAGAGTATCAAAACTGAATACAAGAGAACATGTACTGTTCTTACCCAATGATGAGGCATGACGCCAAGAATTGATTCTCTGAATTCGCGACATTCAAACTGAAAATTAACATATGTCATGCTACATTCCAATTAGTCAAGATATCACCGCACGAACCCAACTGTTTAGCATCTTCATGGTTCAAAATTAAGAAAAGAACAGCACATAGATGGTCtgtttaaatgaatttctagAGTTTATATGACTTTTACAAGGACATGAGACCTGTAAAGGTCAAACTGTCACGTGGTGGGATGTTGGTGGCCGGAGCACTACGTAGATCGTAGCTGTGCGAGGTAGACGGACGAGGTCCCGGACCTCGGCGCTTGGGCGCCGTCGGCTGGACGTGGAGGATGCAcgaggggagggaggaagacGGGAAGCAAGGATAGGGGAAGCTAGAATCAATTCCTTTCTTAGTCCCTTCCTGATTACATGTATCCTCTATTTAAGCTAAGCAAGAGTTCTACTAAGGAAATAATTAAACGATCTGATTACAAGGGAACTAATCCCCTCCATCATGCGCCCCTGCATCTACTCTTTCCTTCTTCTTGCACCTTTGGTAATATTTTCCCGTCATAACATCTCTCCCCCCTGGAgcaacagctcgtcctcgagctggaaaCGAGCTGGAAATCTGGATAAGAGCGACGAAAATCTTCCAAAGCTACCCACGAAGCAGAAGCTGCATCTTGATTTTGCCACTGGACCAGCAGCTCATAGCGACCACGAGCGAGGCGTCCCCGAAGCACCTTCGCTGGACTTGGACAAGCACGACCATTCTGAATTGGTGGAAGAGGTGGAGGAGCATCAGGCGGCGTGCCCCTGAATGGCTTTAGCAGTCCCACATGAAAGACATCGTGTAAGCGAGCCCCTCGTGGCAGGTCCAAACGGTATGCAACATCACCAATCCTTTCTAGCACCTTATAAGGACCAAAATAGCGAGGGCCTAACTTGCCTCGGCCCTGTACTCCAAGAGATGCAACCGGCCTATGCAAAAGCCGCAGCCAGACCCACTGTCCTACCTCAAATGACAATTCACGATGCTTCCGATCATACTGCACCTTAGAATATTGCTGCGCTTGTTCCAGCCGATCCCGCATCTGATAGTATCCTGATCGAAGATCAAGCTTGGTGAAATATTTGGCGCCTCGCAGCTCACCAAACAGTTCCTCAGCCACTGGTATTGGGAATTTATCTTTGACTGTACACGCATTGAGGGCCCGATAATCAATGCAGAGTCTCCATGAATTATCTGGCTTGCAGACCAGTAGTGCCGGCGAAGAGAATGCTGATGAACTAGGCCGGATAATGCCTTGCTTGAGACGGTCAGCACACTGTTTTTCCAGCTCGTCCTTCTGAAGATGAGCATAACGATAAGGTCGGACTGCCACTGCTTCAGTGCCCTGTTTCAAACGAATCTTGTGCTCTATCTCACGGGAAGGAGGCATGCCATGCGGCTCAACAAAAAGGCTCTGAAATTCCTGGAGTAATTCTGGTAAGAGTTGGCCGGCCTTGGTGGAGATGGACCGATAAGATGCAGGACCCGGTCTGTTGACGCCGCACCACATGATCCTCTTGTCAGCCACACGAAACGCAAAGGTTTGCTCACTGAAATTCCAACTGATATCACCCAACTGACTCATCCAGCTAACGCCAATAACCATGTCCAAAGAACCCATGGGGAGCGAATGGGAATCGAACCAGAAATAGTCACCTCCTACCATGCCACGTACTTCTGCCAGGCGTCCAGGGCTATGCACCTGGTCTCCATTGCCAACCGTGACCTTCAAAGCTTGATCAGGATATAAGGGAATACGTAATTCCTCTGCCACGCGAGTGTTAATGAATGTCTTGGACGATCCAGAGTCAAGCAAGGCTGTGAGTCGACGCGAACCCAGGAACACCCAAACATTCATGGTTGGGACATCAGGCGGATCGATTCCTGTAAGCGCATGGAGGGAGATGGACGCCGACTATTCGCCCACAGGCTGAGGAGCTGGTGGCGCATGGAGGAAGTGCAGCTCTGCGCCGGCCACGTCCTCGTCTTCCTGGTCCTCCAAATCAGCACTGTCTGGCACGATTTCGATGACTGCCAGCTGCTTGCACTTGTGCCCCACAAAATATTTGTCCGGGCAATTGAAACAAAGGCCTTCTACTCGGCGCTGCGCCATCTCAGTTGGTGTGAGTTGCCGGTGTGGTAGAGCGGCGATGCGAGCTGCCGCTGGTGGACGCACGGCCACCTGGGCGGTCAGCGCTGGtacaactcccttggatggccgCAGGTTCCTGTAGGCCCGGAGGTCTGAATGGCGGCCAGCCCCCTGTGCGCCCCTGTGCCGGCTCGAGGGCAAGGCGTTGTTCATATGCTCTAGCGAGGTGGATGGCGTCGTCTAGCGTTGGCGGCGAGTGAATTGCCACGTCGGTCTTCAAGGGGTTGTTGAGACCAGCGATAAAAAGTTGGACTTGTTGCTTCTCCGAGAGTTCGACGTCGCGGCACGCCAGCGACACAAACTGCTTGCTGTATTCCTCCACCGATCCTGTGCGGCGCAATAAAGCCATCTCGCCCAGGGGCGACTCTGTGATGCCAGGGCCGAATCCCTTATGCAGCAACTGCTTGAAACGCCTCCAATCAGGTTCGCCGCTAACCGTCTCCAAATGATAGTACCACAGCAGCGCGGCATCGGTCATATGGAGAGACGCCATCCAAACTTTGCGGTGTTCCGGTGTGTTGTGGCCTCGAAAATATAATTCACAGCGATTCAACCATGGAAGTGGATCGCTGGTGCCGTCGAACGACGGAAACACCATCTTCGGCTTGAGGAAACAATCTTCCTCGTACTGATCCACGCGCGGCTGCTGCAGGGGCTGGATTGGGGGCGTGGagagcaccggcggcggcgaccccaAGACACCATCATCATCGGCAGCACCTTTAAGTTTGGAATCACGCACCGGTGGTGGCCGGTAATTCTGGTTGCTGGATCCCGATGAACGGTCACCGGACTCCAGTCGCTTCACCGCTACGCTGACAGACTGTAGATGATCGCCCGCGTCCTTCATACTCTTCTGCAGATCCAAGACTTTGCCAGGTAGCGCCGCCAGATCAGCGACACTAGGAGCCAATGGCGCCAGAGTctccatggtggagttcatctGAGTCATCGTGGTTTTCATGTCTTCCAGCGCCTTCAACACGGCGTCCATGGTGGCCATGGACGAGGGACCTGAGCAATCTGATACCAGATTGTCACGTGGTGGGATGTTGGTGGCCGGAGCACTACGTAGATCGTAGCTGTGCGAGGTAGACGGACGAGGTCCCAGACCTCGGCGCTTGGGCGCCGTCGGCTGGACGTGGAGGATGCAcgaggggagggaggaagacGGGAAGCAAGGATAGGGGAAGCTAGAATCAATTCCTTTCTTAGTCCCTTCCTGATTACATGTATCCTCTATTTAAGCTAAGCAAGAGTTCTACTAAGGAAATAATTAAACGATCTGAT
Proteins encoded:
- the LOC120668948 gene encoding testis-expressed protein 2-like isoform X1, whose protein sequence is MAVALLLLGFLLGVLSLAIAEGAALLWAIRNLTRRPSRPSRDTATIPVHPPPPELKRQGVLWMLGQEKMPKVITTNRPSNGARQGIKEKKTIVEVFPVKTLAQLEGRSLTLSAPDGSQQTIHLLNCTVVAVSASNLPSRKWAKRYPIKLESKESEICRGSKVCYLYADTSWEKESWCKALRLASTTDKDKLEFHAMLTQEFRGYVSSLNAGYPCFLKPSTLSGQEHVLGDNIVKTDGSSKVRSFLKRLSKKSTIKASPESKTNLVPSKQDIKQPSTPSSSASSNSQLSDSPHTNVEEKLANDGTLCWNLLFSRLFFDAKMNDEVNKAIKARIQRTLSNTRTPAYIGEITLAGLSLGKLPPYLHRMRVLPLDLNEMWAFEVDFEYSSGMLLHIETRLEIPEPELEKDIMSTSLQDDSNGDMGSDVLDSIEQYGNQLRSSEVLDSVMKDNDEADALRKSKSTGWTSTYMSRWKRILHSIADQVSQVPLSLAIKISCVRGTMRVHMKPPPSDRIWYGFTSMPEIEWELESSVGDRKITNNHIASLISNRIKASLQQSLVLPNCESIPISWMLSDTDDWVPRKIAPFIWLNREPPTETTARPTAGTTRELPGGASVSRAIAKNKSSPPTSSTRSKTESPKKTKVCVDGSQQAEASTSWLSRLVAASEAPLQSSEDATRDLLRIPLMSSSRDDRAVVVVAGTSASEEAEDVKRKRGGRRARVMDLGRRMGGKLEEKGKHIVGKMRENAKSNSLLLPDLEQATTPAPASTTS
- the LOC120668948 gene encoding testis-expressed protein 2-like isoform X3 → MVLSKLFTCSIVQLLLSLHQIYPHVNVFSFRAKRYPIKLESKESEICRGSKVCYLYADTSWEKESWCKALRLASTTDKDKLEFHAMLTQEFRGYVSSLNAGYPCFLKPSTLSGQEHVLGDNIVKTDGSSKVRSFLKRLSKKSTIKASPESKTNLVPSKQDIKQPSTPSSSASSNSQLSDSPHTNVEEKLANDGTLCWNLLFSRLFFDAKMNDEVNKAIKARIQRTLSNTRTPAYIGEITLAGLSLGKLPPYLHRMRVLPLDLNEMWAFEVDFEYSSGMLLHIETRLEIPEPELEKDIMSTSLQDDSNGDMGSDVLDSIEQYGNQLRSSEVLDSVMKDNDEADALRKSKSTGWTSTYMSRWKRILHSIADQVSQVPLSLAIKISCVRGTMRVHMKPPPSDRIWYGFTSMPEIEWELESSVGDRKITNNHIASLISNRIKASLQQSLVLPNCESIPISWMLSDTDDWVPRKIAPFIWLNREPPTETTARPTAGTTRELPGGASVSRAIAKNKSSPPTSSTRSKTESPKKTKVCVDGSQQAEASTSWLSRLVAASEAPLQSSEDATRDLLRIPLMSSSRDDRAVVVVAGTSASEEAEDVKRKRGGRRARVMDLGRRMGGKLEEKGKHIVGKMRENAKSNSLLLPDLEQATTPAPASTTS
- the LOC120668948 gene encoding testis-expressed protein 2-like isoform X2, which encodes MAVALLLLGFLLGVLSLAIAEGAALLWAIRNLTRRPSRPSRDTATIPVHPPPPELKRQGVLWMLGQEKMPKVITTNRPSNGARQGIKEKKTIVEVFPVKTLAQLEGRSLTLSAPDGSQQTIHLLNCTVVAVSASNLPSRKWAKRYPIKLESKESEICRGSKVCYLYADTSWEKESWCKALRLASTTDKDKLEFHAMLTQEFRGYVSSLNAGYPCFLKPSTLSGQEHVLGDNIVKTDGSSKVRSFLKRLSKKSTIKASPESKTNLVPSKQDIKQPSTPSSSASSNSQLSDSPHTNVEEKLANDGTLCWNLLFSRLFFDAKMNDEVNKAIKARIQRTLSNTRTPAYIGEITLAGLSLGKLPPYLHRMRVLPLDLNEMWAFEVDFEYSSGMLLHIETRLEIPEPELEKDIMSTSLQDDSNGDMGSDVLDSIEQYGNQLRSSEVLDSVMKDNDEADALRKSKSTGWTSTYMSRWKRILHSIADQVSQPPPSDRIWYGFTSMPEIEWELESSVGDRKITNNHIASLISNRIKASLQQSLVLPNCESIPISWMLSDTDDWVPRKIAPFIWLNREPPTETTARPTAGTTRELPGGASVSRAIAKNKSSPPTSSTRSKTESPKKTKVCVDGSQQAEASTSWLSRLVAASEAPLQSSEDATRDLLRIPLMSSSRDDRAVVVVAGTSASEEAEDVKRKRGGRRARVMDLGRRMGGKLEEKGKHIVGKMRENAKSNSLLLPDLEQATTPAPASTTS
- the LOC120668949 gene encoding uncharacterized protein LOC120668949; the encoded protein is MRKRDLGILLLAAFAVFFSLHHEGDFSFRESWYHLADEDFPIKYEADRLPPPLVADLNGDGKPEVLLPTHDAKIQVLQPPHARHLHDDAGFHEARVMADISLLPDNVRVASGRRPIAMAVGSVDRSYRAGDVRKQVLVVVTSGWSVMCFDHNLKKLWEQNLQDDFPHGAHHREVAISITNYTLKHGDAGLIIVGGRMEMQHHSADLFDEFMMPEDHRRSTKEKQGSETGTADLRHFALYAFAGRTGERRWSRKNENIQSQPSDASVIIPQHNYKLDVHALNSRQPGQFECREFRESILGVMPHHWDRREDTTLQLAHFRKHKRKQVKKTQGKAGINSLNKPIEHNPPGKDASNRIARALGKAADMASSNKARKTQRAMYIPTITNHTQVWWVPNVIVAHEKEGIEAVHLASGRTICKLHLTEGGLHADINGDGVLDHVQVVGGNGIKEQTVVSGSMEVLKPCWAVATSGVPVREQLFNVSICHYNHFNLFHHGDFSRSFGRKLDTTGLEVATPILVQTDDGHKHRRGSHGDIVFLTSQGEVTSYSPGLLSHDAVWRWQVSTGATWSNLPSPSGMMENIVVPTLKAFSLRAYDPKEVIIAGGDQEAVVLSPSGAILAIIELPAPPTHALILEDFSGDGLTDMVVVTSGGVYGFVQTRQPGALFFSTLVGCLIVVIGVIFVSLHLNSSGSGKPRASSAEYR